Below is a window of Gemmatimonadota bacterium DNA.
TGATTGTGCTGGTGAGTTTGTGGATGTCGCGGGGGCATTTGAAGGCGGTGTTTCGGAAGGCATTTAAGGGTGATGCTGAGGTGGATGATTCGCGGGAGGTGTTGTCTTATCGGACGGCGGTGTTTGGTCTGGGGATTGGGCTTCTTTTTATGGGCGGATGGTTGCATCTGGCGGGTATGGAATTGAAGGTGCTGGTGCTTTATATGTTTTTTGCTGTGGTAGCCTATATCGGCCTGTCGCGGATAGTGGCTGAGATGGGGTTGCCCTATGCGAATATTTCGGATACGGCATTGAATTTTGCGCCTATTTATATTTTGGGGTCGCGTGCGATTTCAGCGCCTTCTATGGTGAGTCAAGGATTTATTTATGCGCTGTTCGCCACGACGCGCGGGTTTCTCGGTCCGCCTCTGGCACAGGCGCTGAAGCTGACGAGTGGTTTGAAGTTTCGGCGCAATCGCCTGATTGGTGCGATTGCGATTGCATTGGTGTTGGGGTTTTTCGTATCTATCGGCGATACGGTTTATACTGCCTATCGGCACGGGGGATATAATCTGGGGGGGTTGACGAGGGTGGCGGGCGTTCGGAATAATTATCAGAAAGCCGTGACGTGGATCAGAAATCCCCAACCGCCGGATTGGGATCGGCTCACGTTTGCCGGTTCTGGTATGGCGATTGTATTGTTGTTGACCTTTTTGCGATACCATTTTATCTGGTGGCCTTTGCCCGCTGTTGGTCTGGCACTGCAGGGTATGTATATGGCGCGTCGTCTGGTGTTTCCGGTTTTTATGGTGTGGATCTATAAGTCGCTTATTCTGAAGTTTGGGGGTGTTGGGATGTATCGCAGGGGGCAGCCGTTTTTTATTGGTTTGATGGTGGGCTATGCTTTTGCGGTGTTTTTTTCGACTTTGATCGATCATCTCTTTTTTTATGGGCACGGTCACGTTGTGCATGATTTTTGAGAAAAACCGATAGGAGGGAATCATGGGAAAGAAACGAATTAACAGATGTATCGAGCTTCTCGAGCAGGGCGAGTATCTCTATTATACGGGTGCTGGCCCTCTTACGTATGAGAATGGGAAGCAGCAGGCAAAGACGTGGGCGGATTTTTTGATGGTGGATTACGAGCACAGTCCGTTTGACGTGGTTGGTCTGCGTGCGTTTATGCAGGGGCTGGTGGATGGTGGTCCCACAAATTCGGGACACCGCACGCCGACGGTGTTTGCGACGTTGCCGTCCAATTGTCGCACGGTTCAGGAGGTTCGCGCCAATGCATGGCAGGTCAGGCATGTTTTGAGTTCGGGGGTACACGGTATTTTGCATACGCATGCGCGGCAGGCCGATGCGGTGAGGGCGTTTGTCGAGGAGTGCAGGTATCCGTTTCAGATAGCTGGACTGGATCGCGGTTTGGTGCAGGGTCAGCGGGGAGCAGGCGGTCAGGGATATGCTGCGGGTATCTGGGGTCTTAAGGGTCCGGAGTACACGCAGGTAGCGGATCCATGGCCGCTGAATCCAGATGGCGAGTTGATGCTGGGGCTTAAAATTGAGGATCGGGAGTGCGTTGCGAATGCCGAGTATATATGCAAGGTGCCGGGGCTGGCATTTGCGGAGTGGGGGCCAGGGGATATGGGTATGTCCTACGGTTTTGCCGATGCACACGATCCACCGTATCCACCGGTTATGGAGGAGGCGCGAAGTATTGTGAAGGGTGCGTGTGATGAGAATGGAATTCATTTTTTGTGTTCGTGGAAGGATTCTTCAAAGAGTGCGGAAGAGAATATCCGGTTTTTGATGGATTGGGGCGTCAGGATTCTCTCTGGCGGCGGAGAAGATCAGGCGAGAATTGGTCGTGCAATTTCGGGCAGGCAGATGCCTGTGTGAGATACGCTTGCAAAAAAACTGGGAATAATATTGCGTTGCTTGTCGAAAGTGTGTTGTAATTCCACCTTTTTCTTTTTATGCCTTCGGCGACTTCATTTTTTTGCGCGCCCAAAAAAATGAAGCAAAAAAAGGGCGCCCCTGCGGGGAGCTTGCACAGCGCAAACTGCTCAGGTGGATGGACGCTATGTGATGGCCTTCAAAGTTGGATGCAGACAAGAAGGATAGTGGTTGACGGAATAGCGCGCTGTGCGGAATGGCTTTATCTAATCGCTTTTTGTGATGGATAATTTTGTGATGGCTTATTTGAAGTACTGCGTAACATCAGCTATAAAAAATTTTAATTAATTTTTTTAAAGGGCCAATGAGTTTCAAGGGCGAATATGTAGAGATTGAGAGAAACTTGCTTGGCGACATTTATCAGGGCAAACTGCCTCTTGTCTGCCGTTGCCATGATTATAGTGTGAGGAATATATGACACAGGCTGGTGGTCCCGCTGCGATAAACGGATTTCTCTATCAGATCCTTCACCATATTGAATGGATAGCAGATGTCAGGTTGGAGGGAGCCGATCAAGAGGTAGAGAACGCTTGTCTTGTACTGGAGCCACGAAATGGTGGTGATGCACGGATGGAGGCACCTGACCAATATCTCGTCGAACAGTACAAGACGCGGGCCAACGGGACATGGGCACTCACTGACGTGGAAACTATCCTGCGTGATCTTCGCAAGGCTGTGCCGCCTTCGCTGCCAGCAAATGCCCACTATCGCTTCGTGACTGATGGACGTGCTGCCGAAAGATTAGGGGAGTTTAAGGATTTCCTGGACGCATTAAAGTCAGTAGAAGGGCCAGATTATCTGAATAATGACAAAACGAGAAAATTCAAAAACGGGCTTACTGTAACTGACCGGGAATTTTTCGACCATATAGTCAAGAAAACGCGAAGCGATGACCCCCAATTGCATGCCAATGAACGTGCTGTTGTCTTCCACTTGCTTTCCCACTTTAAAATGAAATTCTGTGTAACCAGTAGTGACCTAATCGAAAAAATTGAGGGAATCCTATGTCCTTACGTCACCAACCTTCGCGATGAGCGTGAAGTTCGGGAGCGTTTGGTTGGTCTCCTGCTGGAGAGATTAAGTAGGGGAGAAATACGGCTAAACTCTACCGATCTTGGTAGCTTACTACGAGAGGCTGGCCTTATTATAGAACGGCTTCGTAATCTAAATAGGCTTCCCGAAACTATGGCTGAGTTGAATCAGGCTCGTTTGGGTTCCATAGGGTATCAGCACGAGCAAGATGTGCGAGAGGTGCCATGCTGGCCGAAGGAGAAGCCGGTATTGCTGATTACCGGTGAGAGCGGTGTGGGTAAGACATGGCAACTTGGAAAGTACTTGAAAGAGTGTGTGGAAATGCGGAGGACCGCTACATTAATAGAAGTACATGGTGCCAAGACCACTGAAGACATCCTGACACAAGCGGCGCGTAATATCTGGCAAGAAGGTCTTGGCGAAACGTCTGACCAATCGCTAATCGCCATATCCAACTTCCTACCTAAAATTAAACCCGATATCCCTATTCCGTTGCTCACAGTTGTCGTTGATGGCATCCAAAAAGTCCATGTCGCTCGCGATCTCATCCGACAAAATTGGATGAAATGGGGGATGCGTCTGATATTAACTGTTCCGAAGAATATAGTAGATCGCGCACTTGAACGTCCTGATAGCAAAACCATACATGTGCATCGTATCGATGACTTCTCCGATAATGAACTTGATGAACTACTCAAGCGACATGGGCAGCGATGGGCGGATCTCCCTTCAGACCTGAAGAAGCTGCTTTGCAAACCCATTCTCGCGGGGATCTTCTTGGAACTTTCCTATACGTCATTCCCAGACGCGCCATGTAGCGAATATGAGATATTTGAAAAATACTGGCAGAAGATGGCAGCCGAGCCTTACGGTGGTGACGCTGGAATTGTAACGGCTCTTGCCGCCCATACGCATGAAGGCAAATCCTATCCACTTCCTCGACCAAAGTGGCAAAGGGTTGGACTGGATGATGAAAATTTTGCACGGCTTCAAGCTGCAGGCTGGCTGCGTAGCCCTGAACCTGGTGAGGTCGAATTTGTCCATGACCGCTTACTCAATTGGGCAGTGGCAAAATATCTTGCACGGAAATTTCAACGTAAGGAACTGTCTATTGATGAACTTTGTGATACATTAGTTGCCGAGAGCCACGGACATGAGGAGCGTCTCTTTCGACGGCTCGGCTATGTACCGATGGATACGTTTTGGTTATTGGCAGACGGGGATACACACTCTAAGACACTCGGTAAACTCGTGACAAAAATGGATAACCACATCTCGGAAGGTTACATCCATCGCCTGCCGACACTTGGGCAGCGGTCTGTTCCTATTCTTCTTGAGTTACTTAATAGGATTACCTCCGACTCGGATTCCGACTACAAAGTCAGTTTGATTCGCAAAGCCCTTGTTAATCTCGCCCAGCAAGAAGAAATCGAGTTGGAGGAGGTTACTGCATTACTGAACGAGCCGAACCCAACTCAGCGGTTCGTGGCGATGGCCGTGCTTGAAGCCGCGCCTGACCCTCGTCATCTCGATCGTTTATGGGAACTGCACCAACAATGCGCAGATGCACGGGATAACAACACAGATGGCTACAATATAGCAGATTACCAGACCAGCTTTGCAGCCTTGCAAGCTGGGATTAAGCAGTGTCCAAAGTGGCTCCGTAACCGCATCCTCGCTGCTGATAAGAATGGGGAAAGGATTGTTGAACTTGGATATCTGCTAAGTGGGCTTGAGCATTCCAATGCCCCCGAAATCTGGCAAGATACGTCCGATGTATTGATGAGTAAGCTTTTGCCAAATAATCCGCGAAGCCTCATCAATTGTATCGCACGTTTTGGAGATAGTGAGAAGATTGCCTTTGTAATTGAACACCTGTCGTGTTCGGAAGATTTTGCAAGCTGGGCAGCTTTTAGAGCGTTGACAATTCTTGCTCCGCAGGAGGCTATTGACCGAATCATTGAGGTTGGGGAAAGTGACCTGTATTTAATACGCAATGAGTGGCTTCCGCATCTTTTACGAGTTCATCCTGAACAGACACGTCAGAGAATTTTTGAGATCGCCCAATCTGATCCGAAGAAGGGATACCGGCTAATTACCAACATTTTTTGGGAACGACCGAATGAACTGGATGAGGCCATGCTGCGATTCGTACTTCGTACTCTTGAGACAGACCTGCTTGATATCAGGGAAGCCTTCACAGAAGATCCCCCTATACTCTATCATCCGCTGGAATTTCTCAGTCGTATTTCCTGTCCGAAACTCTTAAAAATATTACAAAATGAGGCGGGCGGCGAATTGGAACGACTGATTGTCGAAGTTGCATTTAGCCGACTGCATACGAACGATGGTTACTTCGATCATATCTTGGAAAATGCTCGCCGTATCCTGATCCTCATAGAAGGCCAAGGCATTACCACTCTAATCAACCGTGAGTTGGCATCCGAGCATTTCTGGGTACGACACGGCGGGTTGAAATGGGCCTTCATCCGTCTCGACGATAGTACTATAGAACAGCTTGCCGCTATCGCACAACGTCCCATTCCCCGTGACGCTAATGGAAAGCCTAAACCTGAATTCTCCCAGGAATTTTACCAAACCCTGACTGCCCTTGCAGTATTAGGAGCTGATCTGGTTCTGGTTGAAATACTAACAGAGACACTAACGCAGACTGACGTAGTGGATATGCTGCCAATTCATTTGGCCAACCTTCGAGCACACTGTGACCCAATGCCAAAAGATCTGACCGATTCCGCACTACGGATACTGCAAGATACGGCACTATCCGAAGATTTGTTACTACCCTCTCTGGTGATTGCTTGGCTAAGTGCCGATACTGATTTTATCCCAACCGTGCGTAAAGTTCTTGAGCGGACAGACCCAGAGAGCCAAATCGCAAAATATGCTTGTATAGCTCTCCGAGAACTTGGTGATCAATCGGATGACTTTGCGCGGCTGGCTGAGCAATTGGCTCAGACGAAAGAGAATGCCGATTGGGGCCTGAATGCCTTGATCGGCCTAAAAAATGGGCTGGATTTTCTAAAGAACTGGATACAAAGTCCAAGTAACCCGGATTATATTGGCAGAGTAATTCGCACCCTTTACCACTATGCCGAAACCCGGGAATTTGCTGTTGATGCTGCTGTGCATCGGTGTCTGAATAGCAGATTCACGCTTCATCCACTTTACGACATCGCCGCCGAATCGGACAACTCCGACCTACGGAAGCAAATCCTTGAAGTGGCTTTCGCTGAACGTGCGCACGTGACTGTGGAGCCGCTTAGAGCTATTCAGGGTCTGGCAAAATTCGATGTTGCTCGCGCTATAGAAGCAATTGAATACGGGCTTAAAGTTCATCCAAATATCGAACGGGATTTATGCCTTCTCCTTGTACGCATTGCGCCTGAGACGGCAGTGGAGAAGCTCCTTGACACTGTAATTACAATCGAAAGGAAGTCCTTGATTCCTGCGGTGGGACGGGCATTACGCCGGCTTGACCCAACAATTGTTGCTCCATCTATCGTCGAGCGAATGTCTATTGCATTGAGTAGCGGACGAGAATCCGTAGCCGAGGTGGCGGGATGGTTACTCATTCCTGAGATCACTGAAGCGTTGGGCCGTCTCGCCGAACATGAACATGATAGATTGTTAAATGTCCGCCGCGTTGCGTTAGATGCGCTAGAACGTCAGCGTCGGGAGCAAATGGTCTATACACTTCTTGAAGAATTTTCATACGCTAAGCCAGCACATCAATGGGCAATACTTGTCGCGATACTGGAAGTCGCTGATCCCTATCTGCTTACTGATAGCGCTGATCCGCTATGGCTTGGACGGATTTTTAAGGAAGGTGTTCCTGATGCTTTTGTGTACCACGCTAAAGAGGTACTTAGGGAGCGAAAGAGGAAAGAAGACTAATGACTTGTACACGACAGAATCTGTTTTTTTGGACTACCTTAAGTGAAGGGGGTGCATAAAACAAAAAGGATACAATAGATTAGCCCAGATTGGCTAAAACCATTCCGCACAGCGTGTGAGTCCGTCTCGCAGAGGACATCTTTATGCTATTCCAACTGTGTAGGCCATTGTATGGTGTATTATCACAGAAGCGATTTGCGCTGTGCTAGCCCCTCGGCGTTTGAGAGCGGCATTTTTTGCCTACTTTTTGTCGCTGGTGACAAAAAGTAGGTCGCCGAAGGCATAAAAAGGAAAATAGTAAAAAGACTTTATACATCGTTGTACCACCTTATAATTATGCACACCCTGATTAAGAATAAAAAATATTCAGTTTCTAATGGGTTGGGGTGTTAGAATTATCTCCGTAGGAGTGCCCGGCCACGCAATTTATACCTGTTTATCGGTAGTTTCAAAGGGTTCTAAGGAGAGTTTATGAAACAACCAAATATTCTGTTCATTTTTAGCGATCAACACCGCCACGATGTGCTCGGGTGTGCCGGACATCCGCTGGTTCAGACGCCGAATCTGGATCGGCTGGCAGATTGGGGTATGCGTTTTGAGCGGACGTGGACGCAGTGTCCGGTTTGTATGCCGTGCAGGGCTACGATGATTACGGGGCGATATACGCATGAACTGGGGTTTACGTCTAATGTTACGGCTGATCGCGGGGATACGGTTGATGATAGTCCTTTTAAGCCCGCATGGCCGACGATTATGAAGCAGTTGCAGGGCGGAGGGTATGAGACGGCGTCGATTGGCAAGACGCACTATCACGGCCGGCCCGGTTCTCAGGAGGCGGGAGAACGCGGGGAGATTTTTGATACGCGGCAGTTTGGGGATTTTGTGAAGGGCTTTGGGTGGGATTATGTGATGGAGGAGTACGACCGGTACGGACACGTTCAGAGCCATGTGAAAAGTCCGTATATGGATTTTCTCGAGGCGCGGGGTCTTCTGGAGGCGCATCAGGAACAGATCAAAGGGATTTACAGGCTCACGCCCACGCACTGGCGGGGCGAGACGAGTGTGTTGCCCCAAGAATGCGAGTTGTCCAGTTTTATTGCCGATCACGCGATGGATTGGCTGCAATCGCGCGATTCTGAGAAGCCGTTTTATCTCCATCTGGGTTTTGTGCAGCCGCATGTTCCGCTGATGGATGACCCGATTTGGGCGGATTATTATGCGGATGTGGATATTGAATTGCCGGATATGACGATGCCGAGCGCCACGAATGAGGTTTGGGCAGGAAAGGTCAAACGGCTCAAAGCGCATTCACAGGTCC
It encodes the following:
- a CDS encoding sulfatase-like hydrolase/transferase, which translates into the protein MKQPNILFIFSDQHRHDVLGCAGHPLVQTPNLDRLADWGMRFERTWTQCPVCMPCRATMITGRYTHELGFTSNVTADRGDTVDDSPFKPAWPTIMKQLQGGGYETASIGKTHYHGRPGSQEAGERGEIFDTRQFGDFVKGFGWDYVMEEYDRYGHVQSHVKSPYMDFLEARGLLEAHQEQIKGIYRLTPTHWRGETSVLPQECELSSFIADHAMDWLQSRDSEKPFYLHLGFVQPHVPLMDDPIWADYYADVDIELPDMTMPSATNEVWAGKVKRLKAHSQVQTMTDDFVREGIRHYLGAVSLVDQKIGEVIDTLDALGELDNTWIIYSADHGEMLGEHHLWAKHCFYEGSVQVPLIVSPPDRKSRGVCDDLTQLIDVVSTIAEIGQVTPPEGARGQSLLPLLERGSGGYEYVFSTIEDWTGVRNEAYRFTLHVPTGTPCELYDLTRDPGELNNCVEDPAYREIVDQLKAVVLDHRAG
- a CDS encoding aldolase/citrate lyase family protein; amino-acid sequence: MGKKRINRCIELLEQGEYLYYTGAGPLTYENGKQQAKTWADFLMVDYEHSPFDVVGLRAFMQGLVDGGPTNSGHRTPTVFATLPSNCRTVQEVRANAWQVRHVLSSGVHGILHTHARQADAVRAFVEECRYPFQIAGLDRGLVQGQRGAGGQGYAAGIWGLKGPEYTQVADPWPLNPDGELMLGLKIEDRECVANAEYICKVPGLAFAEWGPGDMGMSYGFADAHDPPYPPVMEEARSIVKGACDENGIHFLCSWKDSSKSAEENIRFLMDWGVRILSGGGEDQARIGRAISGRQMPV